cggcgcccagcgccgagTTTGTCATCATCGCTACTCCAGAGTGACGCGGCGCTGGGATGTCCCTCGCATCTCTCCCGGGAGGGTCTGCGAAGCCCGTGATCGAGCACCGAAAGCCCGGTTcattggcgccgccgtgctcgaaCAAGACTTGATCTTTGCCGCCCACGAACCAGGAGAGTGCCATGCCCGAGTCCACCTCTGTCAGCATCTGTCGCGCCGTGTCGCGACGCAGGAacccgtcgtcaccgtcgagCGACTTCTGCACTGCCTGGACAACTCTCAGCAGGTCTGTTGGCGTCGTCCAGagacccgccgccgcctcttctgGGTTCACGCGATGAGCGACCTCGCATGGTGTGTAGCCGGTGtagtgcgccgccgccgcgttcttttcgccgtcgcgcagcccgccGTAGCTGGAGCGCGTCATGCCCAGCGGCTCAATGACGATTTCTCGCATGAGAGATGGAAAGTCTTTTCCTGTGACAGTCTCCAAGATTATCTGGAGCACagtgatgccgccgccagagtAAGAAAAGGCCTGTCCGGGCAACCCCTCCAGGCGCACGCGCACCGTGTTAACAGGCGGGCGTCCTCGAAGCACCTCCCGTGCCGACGGAACGGGTCCGTCCCCGGACGACGTGTCGTACCCTGGAAAGCCCGATGCCGACAACCCGGCAGTGTGGCTCATGAGCTGCTTGATGGTAATCTTCTCGATCATTGATTTCTGGCTCTTGGGCGAGTCTTCCGTCAGAATCTCCAGGACGTCCGCTgggaggagctcggcgattGTACTCTCCAACCCAAACTTGCCCTCATCAATGAGCTTCATGATGGCCATAGCGGCAACCGGCTTGGAGATGCTGCAGGCTTGGAAGACGGTCTCGGTATCGCCGCCGACCGTGGAGAAGCAACgcgccgagacgacgccatcctcgagcacggcgatGGACATTGTCGGGCTTCCAATcttggcgagggccgccgccgtggacggACAGGCGGGCTGGTCGGCCCGAATAATCGATTCTAGGTCGTCTAGAAGAGTCATTGTcgtggatggcatggatgtACACGATCCTCGGTCTGCCTCTGAGCGCTGGGTTGTGTCCTTGTTATAGTTGAAGGCGAGCCTCGGGCGACGTGTCATGGCCGCGtgtcgtcgatggcctcgcgtCCGCCGCGTATTCGAGACTCGGTATAGCCTGTCTAGGCAGGTCGCATACGCAACTATTGCGAGGCAGCCGCGTCCCACTCCATCTTAATAAGGGCATTTGATGACAAGTGTCGGTTCCTGGCGGTTCAAGACACTGGGTTCCCCGCAGTCCGATCGTAGTGCTTacgcccctccctcccccgaaCAAGTTCACTTTACAACACTAGTTACTCACTTGACTCAACGTGAATGAAGTGATTGAATGCAGGCAAATTCACTTCTGCCAGGTACGCCTTATCTAACGCCAACACTGCCCAGAACAGCTAACAAACCAAAACGCCCACTGTTCACACCAGTTCTTCAACAGCTCCGGCGAGACGGTTCTCAGACCGGCGACGGTTAGACTCATCACCATAGTCCGCTGCATAGCAAAGTCTACGTGCCGGGCGCCttgcttcgccgccgccagcagatCCCTATACGtgtccagcagctcgacgcccgggTTCCTCGTGATATTGGCCCCCGTGCCGGCGCTCGTATCCAACCCGAAGACCCATTCCTCGAGTCACCATCTCCAGACGCACTCGATAGTGCTCCTCGCAAAACTGCGGTTAAAGACGCCCACGACGTCCTGGACGGGTTGACGCAGTGGAAGTAGCAGTGCATCTCCAACACGGGCGTCTTAGTCGTCACGCCCGGCACATccaggacgagctggacgacaTCCTCAATGGACATCCAGtccacctcgtcgcccgggCCGATGCTCTTTGGCAGATTTCCTAAGAACAACGACCTCTCGATCACGGTCGTTGTGAACTCCTGCCTGTTCCACATGTCCCTGTGGCTCCACGGCCCCGCGACCTGGCCCACTCGGACCGTCGGTTGCCCGCGAGGTTGGACCGCCCGTACCCCATCTCCGCCAGCCTCAGGTCCGTCCGGAACTTTATCAGCGATGACCATGCCACAGATACGTGAACTGTAGTCGATGTCAACTGGTGCTATCGCGCTGCAGTCTACCGAGCCAATAAGTTCCCACCCTTTTCAGTTTGTGTTAATTATATTTCAGGTCCGTCTTCAGGAGTCTCGTGCGTTGTCCCGCCGCTTCTCTCAGCTGCCGTGTGGATTGAAGTCTAGTTGCGCAATGATGCGCAGTAATACGCACTACACCAGCCATGGAATCCAGGCTGCATGATGTTGGCAATACATTATTTTTATGTTCTAGCATGAAAGAGCAACTATACTTGGTTTCAAATTGTAGAGGTACGCACAGCTCTAGGTATAGAGGACAGTGGTAGCGTGGCTGAGATGTGGTAGCTAATCTTGTAGTCTACGATCGATCTCCAGCGACGGTTGAACAGGCACACTACCTTCCTATTCATGGCTTTTGTGACTTTGCGCTACGGGTTCAAATCGGTAGTTTTGCGTAGCCGAAAAATTCTCCATGGATCTGCGTTTGGCAGCCGTGCGTGGAACTGAACAGGTGCCGGAACGCGACGCCAGCTGGCCGCAGCTGTCGCCCGATCCCCGCTGAGAAACATCTGTCCTGTTGCCCAGTGCCTCCATTCAGCACAAGTGCCTGAACAGCAGGCTCACAGAGACTGGCAGTTCTTCTACACGTGACTTGCTGCCCAGTTTCCGCACACTTCAAAACGCGTTCACATCAGGCATCTATGTCTGCCAGCACGCCCGCACGTTGCACCTCACCTAATCCCATCATCGTTCCAGCCGAGACGCtgaggccgtcgtcttcaccaTCGTGTCCATGGCGACAAGCTCTTACCCTCGAGGGCCATTGGCTCAGATTGCCAGAGACCATGAGGAGCTCCTCTGCACCATCCACAACCTGCATCGGCTTGGGGTTGACATCGACGCCTTCCCTGagatcatcgtcgtcggggatCGGAGCTCTGGTAAGAGCTCCATCCTTCACGCCTTCTCCGGCATCGACTTTCCCGCAACGGGAGTCGAGTTTACAAACTCTGTTCTCGAGCTCTCCCTCCGCACGAGCACCGAGGCAAGCATCACCGTCGAGGTGAAAGAAAAGGGCTCGAATACATTCGTGCCGCTTGCAGGAATGACTAGCCGCCAAACAAACTCTCAGGCGGTAAACGAGATCTTTGGCCAGGTCAAACTCTTCATGGAGCGGcagaggctggctggcgctgcccCAGTAACGGCTCTGCAGGTCAACGTTGGCGCTCCCCATTTTGGGCACATCGGTTTCGTCGACCTGCCTGGGTTGAATTCCCTTCCGAACTCCGATAGAGGCTCTTTCACGAACAGTGCTGCTTCGATTGCAAAGGAATACATGTGCAAGAGGAACGCTATCATACTCATCGCCGTGCCTGCCGACAGCACCCACAAGCGCGAGACGGCCCTAAAGCTGTGCAAGCTCATTGATCCGAACGGAGAGCGGACCCTGGCGATTGTTACCAAGGCCGATCTCATTCCAATCGACTCTCCGCACAACGAGCAGATTTTCAAGATCTTTCACGACGGCCAAAACGGATTTCTCGCGACGGAGAAGTGGCACGTTCTCCCGAGTCCGCCGAGACATGGCATCTACACACACGGCGTGGAGGCACAATCCGCGCCTCAGCCTCAGATGCCCACCGCACAGATCGAGAAACACTTGCCTCAAATTTCAGACTACGATCAAGGTTTTGCAAGTCTCATTCCGAAGTTGAGCGTCTTGTATGCCGGTCGGCTGCATGCCAATCTGCCGAACCTCCTTGCGAAGGGGGCCTCCATCCTCAAGTGCAAGAGAAGTGACTTGGAGCAACTCCAAAAGTCACTCAGCACAGACGCAGAGAAGACTCACTACCTGTGCGGAATCGCCAACGACTTCCGCACCATCGCACAAGCAGCCACGAAAGGCGAATACGATCACGGCTATTtccgcgacgacagcggtgtccctcccgtccccgACACGCGAAGACTGCGAGACATCATCCGCACACTGAGCCGGGCATTCGTTCATGTCATGAAAACCAATGGGGCACATTGCAACGTCAAATGCGATCAAGCCTCGGTCACTCAGCCGTCGGAGCCTGACGAGCTTCACGAGTCAATGGTGCCTTGGGTCAATATGTTTCAAGTCGAGTCTCCCAAAATGGTATCACTGTCTGATATCAAGCCCGAGTTTGTATCAGCATCCTCCGTCAGCCAAGTACCAGGCTCTGTCAGTCACAGACTCAGTCTGGATCTATTTCGCGACCAGTCCTGCAAGTGGTATGCCATCGCAAGGCGCCACATCGACTTGGTTGCGGACGCTGTCAGGACTTTCGTGACAGCGGCACTCGGGCACGTCTTTGGTGCCAATACGTCCGGTTTCGACACCATGATGATAGAGCTTGTTCTGCCTTTCTTCAATCGGATTGCACTCGAGCTCTCGGAGAAGCTGAGCGAGCTGCTGTGGCATTACCGACATGGAGACATGATCTgcgccgatgacgacttTCGAGCGCGATTGGTCCAAAGACAGTCTCTTCGCCCTGTCGAGAGCCGTGGTGTAGAATCAGATCGGGGCGAGAATGGCATCCTGGAGGCTGTGGAGATGATGGCGGTATACTACGAGGTCAGTCATCACTCCCACGAATGTGCCTGACAAATTCCGCTAATCATGTCTTTAGATGGCAATGCATACTTTTGTCGACAATGTTATAGTACTGGCAGTCGAAAAATGTCTCGTGTCGAAGATTCCATCCATGGTGCATACATTTATCGCGAGCAACCTCGACTCCGACGCAGTCTCCCGACTTCTCGGACAGCCGGCGACGCTCGAATTAAACATATCGGGCCTGAACACAGAGATTGAAGCTCTTCAAGTCGCACTGTCAATATGCGAGAAGCACAAACTGAAAGCCCCAATCAGTGAGAACTGTCTTTTTCCTTTCGTTGTTAGACTCATTTGTGTCCTGCTAACGTTCTCTTCTTTTTTGGTAGCTTTTCCTCCTCTATGCCCAGAGCAGCAATCGTCAAAGGCGGATCTGTCAACTCCAGCGAAACGCTCAGATAGTCTCTCTCAGCGGTCAAACTCAACTATGACTGGACTTTCAAGCGACGATTCCATTCCGTGGTTGTCTGGAGGTAGGTGTTTGAGCTGAAAAAGGTGATGAGGCCATGACTAACGTATATGTTCAACTCTTAGTCTGTACAGCCACGGCTTCAGTCCGTGATGAATCAGTCCTTCAGCCAACTTTTTCGGAGAAACTGTGCCTCGCCGAGCATGAACCTGCGCACAATGGGTTCACCGCTAGGTTCCATAATATTTGCTTCATGTCTACATATCAAGGATTGTCTCCTGAAGAACTCCGGATGGCGGATTACATGCGCGGCGTACAGCACAGGGTTCATAGCAAGCCTCGAGGTCATGCATGAGTGGCAATGCTTAGCACTATGACGAGAAATTCTTGTATCATGCAATAGGATGCACTGAGCGAGACCGATGGATAGATTGTACATGTTCTCTAAAGCATTAGACGGGCCAGTACAACACCACATAGAAACAAT
This sequence is a window from Purpureocillium takamizusanense chromosome 8, complete sequence. Protein-coding genes within it:
- a CDS encoding uncharacterized protein (EggNog:ENOG503P0P8~MEROPS:MER0011700~COG:V) → MTRRPRLAFNYNKDTTQRSEADRGSCTSMPSTTMTLLDDLESIIRADQPACPSTAAALAKIGSPTMSIAVLEDGVVSARCFSTVGGDTETVFQACSISKPVAAMAIMKLIDEGKFGLESTIAELLPADVLEILTEDSPKSQKSMIEKITIKQLMSHTAGLSASGFPGYDTSSGDGPVPSAREVLRGRPPVNTVRVRLEGLPGQAFSYSGGGITVLQIILETVTGKDFPSLMREIVIEPLGMTRSSYGGLRDGEKNAAAAHYTGYTPCEVAHRVNPEEAAAGLWTTPTDLLRVVQAVQKSLDGDDGFLRRDTARQMLTEVDSGMALSWFVGGKDQVLFEHGGANEPGFRCSITGFADPPGRDARDIPAPRHSGVAMMTNSALGAVAVWKVGQAVAHLKQWPQIHAWWLAKGMPATPYTLPGEDPGKAWQPWVGKWTDGKHGLAIKADGDGKPVVDYDGLADIRLLPAALPMATVEGEDEYRAFVLEGLELLLCLKVKNGEGKVVLKLLAAGKDKELKRIGP
- a CDS encoding uncharacterized protein (COG:U~EggNog:ENOG503PBRC) yields the protein MATSSYPRGPLAQIARDHEELLCTIHNLHRLGVDIDAFPEIIVVGDRSSGKSSILHAFSGIDFPATGVEFTNSVLELSLRTSTEASITVEVKEKGSNTFVPLAGMTSRQTNSQAVNEIFGQVKLFMERQRLAGAAPVTALQVNVGAPHFGHIGFVDLPGLNSLPNSDRGSFTNSAASIAKEYMCKRNAIILIAVPADSTHKRETALKLCKLIDPNGERTLAIVTKADLIPIDSPHNEQIFKIFHDGQNGFLATEKWHVLPSPPRHGIYTHGVEAQSAPQPQMPTAQIEKHLPQISDYDQGFASLIPKLSVLYAGRLHANLPNLLAKGASILKCKRSDLEQLQKSLSTDAEKTHYLCGIANDFRTIAQAATKGEYDHGYFRDDSGVPPVPDTRRLRDIIRTLSRAFVHVMKTNGAHCNVKCDQASVTQPSEPDELHESMVPWVNMFQVESPKMVSLSDIKPEFVSASSVSQVPGSVSHRLSLDLFRDQSCKWYAIARRHIDLVADAVRTFVTAALGHVFGANTSGFDTMMIELVLPFFNRIALELSEKLSELLWHYRHGDMICADDDFRARLVQRQSLRPVESRGVESDRGENGILEAVEMMAVYYEVSHHSHECA